The genomic DNA GATGCCAGCATAGATTTTTTCTGCCTATTATCGTTGATTCCAAGACCGAATTTTGCCAAAAACTCTTTCATATCCTCGTTTTTTATCCTAGACGTCGGCAAAGGTTTGAAGTTGGTATAAGAATTTGTGTTCACGGTTGGCCTGGGCATAGACGTAGTTGTTATTAGATTGGACGTTTGCAGACCAAATCGTTGAAAGAGTAACTGTACATCTGGCGTCAGATTATTCATTCCTTTTCCAATCTCTAGAACAGGATTTTCAAAAGTGTTTTGAGCGGTTATCGAAGGTGAATCGGGTTCAACGGCCGTCAGACCGAAAGTTGTTTTATAAACTAAATCGTTGCTATTGAAAATCTCAGATTTGTTTTTCAGATTGTCTTGACTTTTTTTGAACACCTCCTCTACATTCGTGGAATTTTCCGGTCGAAGTCCAATCGAGGCAAGTAATTCCATGACTTGTGGCCGCATCGTAGTTGTTGTAATTTTACGAAATCCTccagaatttaaattataagtagaattgtattttaatttttccaaagaaGTAGAAAAAGAGGATGTTGGTGTTACATAGATAGAAGTTGGCTGCTTGGCCagttgtatttttttgaaaggTGTCTTCGAAATCTCTGGAGTGctctcgattttattaattacagttGGTGCTGCGTCTTCCAATGATATCTTAAAAGACGAAGCTTTCGCTGAAGTCGTAAGACTTTGCATAGTACTTGTTGGTGCGTTGTAACGCCATTGATCAACAGATAGAACATTTTCGTTATACTTCAAAGGACGAGATGTTgtcaaaatattctctttcttagAACTCGTCTCCACTGGTCGCATCGTTGTTGCAGTTgtactatatactatatagaCTTCTTCATTCTTGGTTGATGAAGATTCTTCCTTAAACACTGGTCGTCTAATGTCAGGTGTTTCGGTGATCGCTGATTGCTTTTGCAGATTATCTAAgttaaaactaaatttaattgGTGCCGATTCAAATTTTAGAGTTTCCGTCAACGGCAGTTTTGTATGCGCCTCCGAATATGTTTCTctgtgatttttatattgcgttTTCTCGGGTGGACTTTCTTTCTCCGAAGCATGCGTCactaaattttcaaaagattcTATATCGTGTTCCATTTCCTGCGTGGGTGTGCTGgattgtattttttcatttttccacACATTAAAGTCTTTCGAACTAGAAGAGGAGTCTGCGATTATTTGAACTATCGGTGGCTtggtatataaatcttttatattttctttcgcatCTTGTGCATTATATGGTAACACTACCATTAACGCTCTTTCGTAAATCTTTCTCGCTTTCTCGATTGCTTCTTTATTGTGTGTAATTGTATCTAGATTTTTGGACTTTGTAATGTTTAAAAGAATGTCAACGATTTCACGCCTAGTGAGTTGCGGCAAAGATGAGTTCTGACGAATCAATCTCTCGACTTCGTTAATCGTTCGATTGATCGAATTCTCGACTTCGATCCTTGATGGAATATCATCACCATGAGTTAAACCAAAAACGATCAGCATGCACAATAACACaatctaaaaagaaaacaattattttaattatgtaataaataaaaaaaaatataagttacaCTATAAACGTAAAACATAATATCAGctgattcaataattaatgtataacgCATGTCTAGCTCcgcaatatttcaaaattttttatgtatattaattgtgtcttaaatatattttaccattacaatatttttactcaatttctagaaaaaattttttttttgtagaggAAAACCCAAAGAGgagatttacaattaattaaaatatattaaatatgaatatattaaatattattacataaattatttaaaatttatattttttatgttaaaagattttattagatgttattagatatataattctatttatcgtaaaataaatatacctttaaaaaaaaaaataaaattttaaaatatttaataatattaacacgTAATtagaaaactaatttttatttaaccttaatatatcttttcttcaaGATATTTGCATATACTTACGCAAATGCCCTAGATATAAGATTTATcctatacataataatttacttgatggaattgctttaataatacataagcAACGATTACGCAATTAGGCCAAAGAAGAACAAGTCAAGTATATATGtcagtaatatttttcatattcatgAGCAAAAGTTGCAAAATGAGTCTTAGCTGATGTCAAAGAGCACAGTTTGACTAACTTTCACAGTTTCTAtcctttcattttaatatctataatactcCTGATTCctacataatttacattttgtcAGATGtatgaaataatcaaatttgcaTCCGTGAAATAAATctgcagaaattttttaattgatttgtgTCGAATCTTTCAAGTGTTGAGTATAGTTAAAGTATAGTATAAATAGTTAAACATAAAACTCTTatcatagattatattttataatccatgctgaattaaatatactttaaatcgCATTggttctaatatttttattgatggaAGGCGAGGAATAAAGTATCTACACCGctcatacatttatttcattatgcaagttgtaataataaatttacttttacaatatatagcATGTTTTGTTCCTAACAAGCAATTAtttcacaatattataataaaactgctTATTTCATGTAACAGAAAAGAAAAGGTAGTGCGTAATTATGCGTTATGAGACATGCGAGCAATAAGCTCTTGAAGATAAAACTAATTTCCGTCTAATCGATGATAGCAGAAATTTAACATGTAACTCTTTTggtattttatcatattattagcCATTGGATACAATTTCCATTTCCCATAATTATAGTATGTTGACTCGTGATATTGCGACAGGAAATCGCAATCGTTACGGTGAATGATCCGAAGCGGAAAAATATGACTCCAAAACGAAAATACTTGCAATAGAAGAGTAATCTTCACAAACCTGATTGgctttttcaaatgttttcgTTATTTTGCGGTTATATTTTCCAACATTGAATCGCGCAGGGACAGCTTGAGAAATATAACGATCACgaatatatgtttgaaaaaaatttgcttaacGAGTGTAGAGAAAAAACGACACCGGATAGAGCCAACTTTCACAATCCGATGTCAtgcaatgttaaaaaatgttcaCCTCCGGGTTTTATTGCGAAagattataatgtttattaatagatGCAAAATGTAACAGatcaaatacaattaataattaatgtgtatCTTCATCCTTACACATGTATACGCAGGcagatgtataaattaaaaaaaagtattgaataaagaaattataatataccgattttcaaagaataaatatggtttatgattgaaaaataagaattgacaaaatatttatacaacaataaattatgagctaattattaaattttgtatatactagtattaataatttaataataattaaaatctcgtatttaagtaatatttgtaACAATGTTACACTGTggctgttttatatttttatacaagaacATAAAcctcaaatataaatatagcgcGTTACTCTTGACAATCAtcgtacaaatataattattatttacaaaagtatataattttgtaacaattatatttgccGCACGATCTTCaagtatctaaatatttttgaattaaatgttATCATGTTTAACGCGCACAAACAGTATATTCACCATGTTAAAACATTGtgcaatacaaaattataaaatgtcaataaaaaatgtttatttttactttacgcttaaaaaaagtcattttttaaatttcaattttaaatcgatttgTCACAGTATAAATCACTTTTGCTATTCTTTGCAATCGATGCATTTGTCATCGCACAAATATCAAAGCATCAACATAATGTTGCACTAAaactttttatgtttttaaaatgatagaaaatgcATCATTTACTTGATGATGCTCGAAAACTCACCATTATGCTAACCAATCGTCCGGACACGTAGTCGACAACTGACTGAACGGCTAAGACCTACTTTCAAACTCTCTCTCcatcttattttctttagcTGCCCTGACGCATAACCGCACGTCGACCTGTTCACTTTGCCGACTGAGCGGGTTATTAAGatcaaaatacattaaatttcagagaaaaacatcaatgaaataattaaaaatattaatgagattaatgctgttatattttgtcatttttcaatgctatataaattcattaaaatatacttagcgtgactaaaaaaaaattgttgcacACTGCTAGATATGTAGATCTTTGCATTGTCAAAAAAGtgatttttgaataaacaacggttaaaatctttttaataaaaaattactcagtaactttatttctttcagtATGTCTTTTACGAATAAATTACCTTCATTTTAGAAGAATACATCATTTTGGATTTGAAGCAGCTGCTTGATATTGACATTTTGTTGATgttgtttgattatttttatatatttcaattaattgatgaagatattaattaaattaaacttataattattaattataaattattttactttttaatatatttaatcaattttatttgttgtcccaattaaacaacatatgtcaaaatcaaaattatcggaattttatttagtaagaattatatttattgacacAGCATTGATagcatctttaattattataataattattaaatctaataataattttacattgtttATAGCACTGAAAAATAGAgacaatttcttataaatgtcTAAAGACTAAAAttctaagaaataatataattgactgacatttcatttctcttagagtaagtaaaataattctattgatACACTTTAATGCGTCATTTAATTGTGCGCAATTTAAATAGTGGGAACGTGTTTTACATCATAGATATACGTGAATatctaaatacataaaatgtccGCGTATTTATTTCCTTTGAGCAATTTTATGATCAACGATACTGTTTGTTATTactaaagtaatattaaaacactGCTTTATCttgaatcttaaaaaaaaaatatttaaataaagttatataagtCCTAATAAACTTAAGAATTTTCTAGATTAGATAATGTTTATGGTATCTTGGCCACgatttttatagtataaatagAGGCATCACATAAAGATGTAAAGTTTAAACcttggatattttattataaatttgcagcAATGAAGGTGATATACCTAACTTTGCTAATCGTTTCAATTGTCATAATTTCTAGTATGGCTCATGAAAGTAGTCAAAGTATTGAGGATCAAgaagaaatacaaaattatactaaaattgCCGAAAAAATAGCCGAACATCAGGAAGATCTGGTATGAAAGTTTTTTGTGTGTATAATAGAACttccttctttttatatttatattttcatgtactttaaaaatagtattatcattaatgacaatttttttaacatacaaatcactcattattatttttatgattaattatttaattatttaaaactgtttaaaaccaaatatttaatttgtaatgtgGTATTTATAAaacctgtatatataatatgtatgtattctttacagaataatttctaaaaaatatatgaaatagaagatcaaaaagaaaataatttattatgcatgttataaattaaatataattctttctaaaaaataagttttcgtaaaaaaagtattttatataaattccagtgcataaattttttttttagtttgtaagatgtaaaaatgtatatcgaaaaattgggaattaaatattaatgacttTCTTGCGTTATTTCAGAATACGGACTGCTTAGAGCTGTTATGGGAAGAAGTTAACAAgcttatctatttaattttttgggaACAATTATAATGGTGCCTATcaaatagtattaataatactatttaatCAGCAGATATTTTAACTAAAACAAGCATCTTGTaatgatatgataatatatcattCGATATTGTGAAGAATTACATGAAATAATGCCTTTTGTATcggaattatgtaaaaatatgatatatataatcatccttctttctgttaaataaaataaattctgttaattaaaataaaatatcttgtattaataaatatcaacacTATGTAGTACCAATATTACtacaaatatgttatatagtaaatttcaatcgtttattaatctcctttaattgcaaatcttgatatattatattttagtataatatataaattaatatttatattaatgatatgttCTAAGTCGCAACaatgttatatgtttataaaaactaataattattattatttatataaaaaaatttatttgacttaattattataatttttattgaaaagtaatagtaatgtgataaataaataatagtaatgtgTTAAATTTGAATCCCATTGAGACAACCTTCTTGTaagtaatcaaaattttttttgcgtattACATTTTgatcgtaatattttaatttatacaaaaatcatgaaaatagaaacataatccaaaaaattctaaattttatcatatgacttcatttaatcttatttaaacattattttaagatttaggATAAAATTTctgctttaatattatatcaaatagcaatatcaaaaaatataaaatacggtATAGTatggcataaaatatttatattcatattaaagaaaaatctatttcgTAAGTCacgtagaaaataaaattattatctgcaTTCTTAAATACAGAATGCTCAATTCTATgtgatgtttaaaattaaaaaatattacattgtgACTTTTTCATATTGCAGGAATATACGtgacaaatatttagaaaaaaagtcaAGTAATAAATACGCAAAatgctaaattataaaaaacattttaaattctagattaattattcattaaacaattttgcaaCTTTTCATTATGCTAATTACTTGAATCTACGTTTTGATTGCCTCGTTGTATGTTctcaatctaaattatatttaattgttaaaaagtaaaatgataaaaattgcggacaaaatatatttgtttctatgTATTgttcaagaaataattattgttcagaaaaagagagacagagagagagaaagaaagatcatTACTTTTCTGTTCATCGCGCGAATAATAACAGCTGCGGCACGTAAATATTAGCGCgctatacatgtatatgtcatagtacgtaaaatatttcggcgacaaattttcaataacaaGGTTCAATAACACTGTTCTTGGCTGCGTATAGCGCTCTATTGTTTACGTGTTACGGTCTTGTCATTATCATTCACACGACGATACTCTACACGATTATACTCGAGCAGTAAAGTAGTGTGCGAAACGCTTCGTCTATTGCcaaattcttttctaaatccaatcaaatataattcactatagttattacaattaatataattattataattaatataattaacataattaattattataatcaatataattaatttttgataaatgagataaaattgtacttgaacaaaaaattttatcaaagcgATCATTCGTTATTTTAAGTGAAAATCGAAgtaattgtgataaaaattataaattattattttgttacaattcTTCAAGCATATCAAttcttacaaataataattatatatatatttgacaatcatgatttttcgttattttagttttttttttatcttacggTTTGTGTAATGTTGCGTATTACAaccaatatacatatattaacaataaagaaataacattattactgTAGCGAGTAATGCATGATTTTGGCTtatactaattaaatttatttttgtctttatatataataaaaacagaataatatttttttacttattaattcatcatttttattcatatgcgAAAAGTAGCATATGTTCTACTTTTATACCGCATCTGCAAAGATAAGATATCATTATTGTCATAAGCTgtcattaatgattttttaatgtgttttaatgCGCAGCAATttcatttgaatattatttaaatatattattttataataacaagaaaatattttacagaattcTTGTTATAAAGATATTGCCATTCTACAAATTagcgaattaattttgattaaattaaaacttattttttcgtattagaaaattttgtttcattattgctaaaatttttgtcaatatattatatatgttaataattaaattttatattaagataaaatattaatttaataacatcttatgcatacattatgttttatatatttttttaaattttaacagccTAACGTCAATCAATAATGcctaaaaaacattatatatttaaaatatttttgatatagatCTTATCAAACTTAAGATTACATTAATGTCATTTTGAAGTTATTCGACTTTGCAGTAAATCTGCTCGCAAACTGTAATTAACTGTAAGATAAGGTACCTGAGATATTATCAGTTTTGgatgtattttatctttttgttgGAATAAAAGCAGACATTTCTACGATATTGCTCGTGGTTGTTTGTCAGAAAGAAGTTAACTTCTTAAGGTGCCAGAATATTTTAACAGATGTACCATGCAAGCAGGTATTACAAAttgtatctataaaaaaatttgcatatatatcttAGAATAActaaatttgagaaattataaaagaaattgtacaAGTAGACATCAATAActaagcaaatttattttttcttgtaactTGGTAAGCaaacttttaaatagatttaaataaaatttgaaaatttaaaaaaattattcatatctcTCGGTTAaagtatcaatttataaactatCAAACTAGctagaattattatcaaaccgcaaatattcattaataatttatgatataaagtagtctataattttaaatgcttattcttgaattatataataaaaaattacgtaattattataacaatatcttatattgaaaatgttatgtttaatgttcttctatatttttctacaaatttatttattttttaaaaaatatttattatataattttaaaaaataagtataatttaacTAACAATAGTTtgtgaaacaaattttttcttatcttttatcaattttaataagttttgtaAGAAACTTGATAAAATTGTCGAGATCTCGTTACAGTATCCAGGCGaaacgttaaatttttatatcaatatatatatatatatatatatatatatatatatatatatatataatgtttaagatTTAAGATTATGTACAttaagcatattttttaaatattattttataatatatattttaatgtttagattaataataaattaactcagattaataaaatcataataatttatgtttaaaatataatagtataacaatattttatatatatatatatatatatgaattatatgaaactttttatgcaaaaattattcgaattgtgtaatgaaaaaacaatttaattattttacaattagtcAAGATCTTATTTGGCTTCCTGCTGCCGCTCTCGTTGCTAAATGGAATTGAATCTGCCTGCAATTACTTTCAAAAGTTAGAAGCTGGACAAacatattatgtgtataaccCTGGCTTTCCCTATAACTATAAAGGTGAAAATCATTGCACGTGGCAAATGGAAAGTCcttttaatgtcaaaataaattgcagTGTTGATATGCCTGCGTTTGTTGTAAGTttgtagataaatatttcgttCAAGATTTATGTACGAACTTAACGTTAATTGAGAATTTTCAAGCAAAATACAACttaataagaaagaataaaataaaaaaaataattatttttttaattttttgtaatgtaatatgattttaGTCTGAAAAATGCTTTCATTAATgtcacaaatttaaaaattataaaataaatatatatataaaagtgattattttactatattatattacatattatagtacatatgatatattttattatattattttatgtattattattttattctatagaaTGGTTGTACTCAAGATACTCTTTCTATCCAAATTGCTGGAAAAAGTATGGAGAAATACTGTGGTTTTGGTTCAATCATTCTTGAAGGAAAAAATCCGATTATAAAATTGGACTCACCCTATAATACGCAAGGAGGTCGATTTTTATGCGAAATTCGAGCAGAAAATCcgtttgatgaaaataattgcaaatgcgGTTGGAAGAAAGTAGTAAGTATAAATTGTATCTCGTAAActgctatttattaataactttgttattatttatttattagctttTTATAGTCTATAATTCAGCATaactgtttattaaaattactttgattaagagtttaaaataaaatattaactataatttatattacttgttTAGACTAGAATTGTAGGTGGTAACGAAACtggaataaatgaatatcCTATGATGTGTGGACTCGTCGATAgcactaataaaataatatattgtggtTGTACCATAATATCTCAACAATATGTAGTGACAGCAGCTCATTGTATGGAGAATAGAGATATCAATACGATTGGTGTTATTGTTGGTGAACATGATGTAACCACAggtaattattaaagtttctaATCAATGcttaaaatgacaaaaattttttaaacaaacatttatgataataaattacattaaaatcttGTAATATTTGCTTGTTTCtagtacaaatttatttgagaatgttataatttattaacaagataaaatatttttaaatatttaatgcaaaaaaaataattttttcataaaaaaaatatatttactttttattacaaaaaaatattttttctacaaatatggTATACTTTTCTTATGTCTTTTGTTATCAATCGAAAAACTATTTGTTTTTCTCGTTTCTTATAAATGCATTTGGCACAATGCTCGAGCATGACATAACAGAACAATGTTACAGATTCGAATAGCTTCtagtaatgaaaaatatgtagtaTCTACGTCTGattgaacaattaattttatgtgataATTCTAAGGAAAACCAAAGCGCTTTTTCAAATGCATCGAAAAGTTCTGGATTTTTCTAACGCTAGAATATTAGTTCAATCTTGAACAATATCATTTTGCAAATAGGTAGAGAGACCAATGCAACTAAATTGTTCCGCGTGAATAAATGCACAATGCATCCTTATTACAAAGACTTTCACAACGATATAGCTGTTTGTAAGATTAGCGGAAACATAACATATAGTGCTGAGGTTGGCCCAGTCTGCTTACCATTTCAACATAAGCGAGACACGTTCGGAGGTGCCATTGTGGATGTGTTGggttagtatttttttaattatttttgtagttaTTGATCAATTATTCATTCCAATTTCATATAACTGTCAGGTTGGGGTTTGCTTGAATT from Cataglyphis hispanica isolate Lineage 1 chromosome 21, ULB_Chis1_1.0, whole genome shotgun sequence includes the following:
- the LOC126857310 gene encoding uncharacterized protein LOC126857310 — its product is MIVLLCMLIVFGLTHGDDIPSRIEVENSINRTINEVERLIRQNSSLPQLTRREIVDILLNITKSKNLDTITHNKEAIEKARKIYERALMVVLPYNAQDAKENIKDLYTKPPIVQIIADSSSSSKDFNVWKNEKIQSSTPTQEMEHDIESFENLVTHASEKESPPEKTQYKNHRETYSEAHTKLPLTETLKFESAPIKFSFNLDNLQKQSAITETPDIRRPVFKEESSSTKNEEVYIVYSTTATTMRPVETSSKKENILTTSRPLKYNENVLSVDQWRYNAPTSTMQSLTTSAKASSFKISLEDAAPTVINKIESTPEISKTPFKKIQLAKQPTSIYVTPTSSFSTSLEKLKYNSTYNLNSGGFRKITTTTMRPQVMELLASIGLRPENSTNVEEVFKKSQDNLKNKSEIFNSNDLVYKTTFGLTAVEPDSPSITAQNTFENPVLEIGKGMNNLTPDVQLLFQRFGLQTSNLITTTSMPRPTVNTNSYTNFKPLPTSRIKNEDMKEFLAKFGLGINDNRQKKSMLASTERPSLIEAVPSNMRQILENIGLISRKVKTAPKIEDIEPKNTTKVHVFKPHEVQVKDEKQRMKINELLDIVNKLVQEGKTSAEDVKKAADDLLVNTKTLREGPDPLHIEEIIKIYNEDLKNEVKRQNSEETVETTTIGDEDFAKTTTTTTESIDVSSTTMTTSIAPDSAKNGSAFLDTLISPVPMSSTSTNANLLALEESFGGTTRAPDPVLPTKRRSGLYFLVDWNTFLEVGDDDSEKVNLRFQPKVGDRTRFLPVKIP
- the LOC126857318 gene encoding venom serine protease 34-like is translated as MQAVKILFGFLLPLSLLNGIESACNYFQKLEAGQTYYVYNPGFPYNYKGENHCTWQMESPFNVKINCSVDMPAFVNGCTQDTLSIQIAGKSMEKYCGFGSIILEGKNPIIKLDSPYNTQGGRFLCEIRAENPFDENNCKCGWKKVTRIVGGNETGINEYPMMCGLVDSTNKIIYCGCTIISQQYVVTAAHCMENRDINTIGVIVGEHDVTTGRETNATKLFRVNKCTMHPYYKDFHNDIAVCKISGNITYSAEVGPVCLPFQHKRDTFGGAIVDVLGWGLLEFAGAKSTTLQKVKLNVINPMKCQYYYPDLTDKNICTYTPGKDSCQMDSGGPILWQNPTTLNLVLVGITSTGIGCGSNEPGISTRTGAFIDWIMSVTPDVQYCKVE